A stretch of the Clostridium fungisolvens genome encodes the following:
- a CDS encoding zinc ribbon domain-containing protein YjdM — MNNLPNCPKCNSEYTYEDGEVLICPECAHEWSIGSKNEENEDIKVVKDSNGNILSDGDSVTIIKDLKVKGATSALKKGTKVKNIRLVDGDHNIDCKIDGFGAMSLKSEFVKKI, encoded by the coding sequence ATGAATAATTTGCCGAATTGTCCAAAATGTAATTCAGAATATACTTATGAAGATGGAGAGGTTCTAATTTGTCCAGAATGTGCTCATGAATGGTCTATAGGTTCAAAGAATGAAGAAAATGAAGATATCAAAGTTGTTAAAGACTCTAATGGGAATATTTTAAGTGATGGTGATTCTGTAACAATAATTAAAGATCTTAAAGTGAAAGGGGCCACTTCAGCTTTAAAGAAGGGGACAAAAGTAAAAAATATACGTTTAGTTGATGGTGATCACAACATTGATTGCAAAATTGATGGATTTGGAGCTATGAGTTTAAAATCTGAATTCGTTAAAAAGATATAA
- a CDS encoding MarR family winged helix-turn-helix transcriptional regulator, with the protein MSLSDINRDITRLFFEVSKTIQQTMRKNFEKGEVTMPQGMVLHMLYEHGEMKISDLSDKVHLSKSTVSGIVDRLENHGLVERTRNLEDRRTVFVKVTKKFEERHKGIHKKAEESFEDLLSSATPEDKEKIIDGLNTLKRVLMDRKER; encoded by the coding sequence ATGTCTTTAAGCGATATAAACAGAGATATAACAAGGCTTTTCTTTGAGGTTAGTAAAACTATTCAACAAACCATGCGTAAAAACTTTGAAAAAGGCGAAGTAACTATGCCTCAGGGAATGGTTTTACATATGCTATATGAGCATGGGGAGATGAAGATTAGTGATTTAAGCGATAAAGTTCATTTATCGAAGAGTACTGTTTCTGGTATAGTTGATAGATTAGAAAATCACGGACTAGTTGAAAGAACAAGAAACTTAGAAGATAGAAGAACTGTTTTTGTAAAAGTGACTAAGAAGTTTGAAGAGCGACATAAGGGAATTCATAAAAAAGCAGAAGAAAGCTTTGAAGACCTACTTAGTTCTGCAACTCCTGAAGATAAGGAGAAAATAATTGATGGACTCAATACTCTGAAGAGAGTATTAATGGATAGAAAGGAGAGGTAG
- a CDS encoding flavodoxin, producing MSKTGNILIAYFSYSGNSKKVAELIQEKTGGDIFRIETINPYPTDYNAVVDQAKREQEYNYRPKLAAQVDDMGAYDVVFVGYPNWWITMPMAVFTFLEEYDLSGKMVIPFCTHRGTGLGGSVDDIAELCPNSTIIEGLEIIDDEEIGQQIDIWLDRISISNRLSYK from the coding sequence ATGTCAAAAACAGGAAATATACTTATAGCTTACTTCTCATATTCAGGAAATAGTAAGAAGGTTGCTGAATTAATCCAAGAAAAGACGGGGGGAGATATTTTTAGGATTGAAACTATAAATCCGTACCCAACTGATTATAATGCAGTTGTTGATCAGGCTAAAAGGGAGCAGGAATATAACTATAGACCTAAACTTGCAGCACAGGTTGATGACATGGGCGCATACGATGTAGTTTTTGTTGGTTATCCTAACTGGTGGATAACAATGCCTATGGCTGTGTTTACCTTTTTGGAGGAATATGATCTTTCTGGAAAGATGGTAATACCTTTTTGTACGCATAGGGGGACTGGATTAGGTGGAAGTGTAGACGATATAGCGGAGCTTTGCCCAAATTCAACAATTATAGAGGGACTGGAAATTATAGATGATGAAGAAATTGGTCAACAAATTGATATTTGGCTAGATAGGATATCTATTTCAAATAGATTAAGTTATAAATAA
- a CDS encoding ABC transporter ATP-binding protein, which yields MLRLYKFLKPFTAMVIGVVIFVACQAIGDLYLPTLMSDIINDGVMQGDTSKIFHIGGVMLLVALGGVICSVLASLLSSKSAAGLGEIIRSKVFRKVESFSLHEFDKLGTATLITRTTNDITQIQTVTVMIMRMMINAPIMCVGGIIMAYRKDGSLTWVLGVSIPTLIIVIAILATRMMPLFKLVQVKIDKINLVLREKLTGIRVIRAFNTVAKETKRFKEANTDLTENYIKVNRIMAFMMPSIMLIMNFTSLAILWFGGLRISEGSMDLGALSAFTQYAMQIMFSMIMLAMMFIMVPRAQAAAVRINEVLDTVPEITDAEKVREDFEGKGYVEFKDVCFSYHGAEELALRNISFAAKPGEITAIIGSTGSGKSTLINLITRFYDVQSGNVLVDGVDVREISQEALRSKIGFVPQKAVLFSGTIAENIKFGNDDATDEEIRHAAEVAQAADFIATMDGGYDHEIAQGGTNVSGGQKQRLSIARALVRRPEIYIFDDSFSALDFKTDAKLRAALKKETQESTVILVAQRVGTVMDADRIIVLDEGSVVGMGTHKELLQTCNVYREIVSSQLSEEEIA from the coding sequence ATGTTAAGACTTTATAAATTTTTAAAACCATTTACTGCTATGGTAATAGGGGTAGTGATTTTTGTAGCTTGCCAAGCTATCGGAGATCTTTATCTTCCTACTTTAATGTCAGATATAATAAATGATGGCGTTATGCAGGGAGATACAAGTAAGATATTTCACATTGGAGGAGTAATGCTTCTAGTTGCTTTAGGAGGTGTTATTTGTTCAGTTTTAGCAAGTTTATTATCATCTAAATCTGCAGCAGGTCTTGGAGAAATAATAAGAAGTAAGGTATTCAGAAAAGTTGAGAGCTTTTCACTTCATGAATTTGACAAACTAGGTACAGCTACACTTATTACTAGAACAACAAATGATATTACTCAAATTCAAACTGTTACAGTTATGATAATGCGTATGATGATTAATGCACCGATTATGTGTGTTGGTGGTATCATAATGGCATATAGAAAAGATGGTTCACTTACATGGGTATTAGGAGTTTCTATACCAACACTTATAATTGTTATAGCGATACTAGCCACTAGAATGATGCCGCTTTTCAAACTAGTACAAGTTAAGATTGATAAGATTAATCTTGTATTACGTGAAAAACTTACAGGAATAAGAGTTATCCGTGCCTTTAACACTGTAGCTAAAGAAACAAAGCGTTTTAAGGAAGCAAATACTGACCTAACAGAAAACTACATTAAGGTTAATAGAATTATGGCCTTTATGATGCCTTCTATTATGCTTATAATGAACTTTACTTCTTTAGCAATACTTTGGTTTGGTGGATTACGTATCAGTGAAGGAAGTATGGATTTAGGAGCACTTTCTGCTTTTACCCAATACGCTATGCAAATCATGTTCTCTATGATTATGCTTGCAATGATGTTTATTATGGTTCCACGTGCTCAAGCAGCTGCAGTTAGAATTAACGAAGTGCTTGATACTGTACCAGAAATAACTGATGCAGAAAAGGTAAGAGAAGATTTTGAAGGTAAAGGATATGTTGAATTTAAGGATGTATGCTTTAGTTATCATGGAGCTGAAGAACTAGCACTTAGAAATATTTCCTTTGCAGCAAAACCAGGTGAAATTACAGCTATAATAGGAAGTACAGGATCTGGTAAGTCCACATTAATAAACTTAATCACAAGATTCTATGATGTGCAGAGCGGAAACGTACTAGTTGATGGTGTAGATGTTAGGGAAATTTCACAAGAAGCTCTTAGAAGTAAGATAGGTTTTGTTCCACAAAAGGCAGTATTATTCTCAGGAACAATAGCTGAAAATATTAAGTTTGGAAACGATGATGCAACTGATGAAGAGATTAGACATGCTGCTGAAGTTGCACAGGCGGCTGACTTTATAGCTACTATGGATGGAGGCTATGATCACGAAATTGCTCAAGGTGGTACAAACGTATCTGGTGGTCAAAAGCAAAGACTTTCTATAGCAAGAGCTTTAGTAAGAAGACCTGAGATATATATATTTGATGACAGTTTCTCAGCACTTGACTTTAAGACAGATGCAAAACTTAGAGCTGCTCTTAAGAAAGAAACACAGGAATCAACCGTAATATTAGTTGCACAAAGAGTTGGTACAGTTATGGATGCAGATAGAATAATAGTTCTAGATGAAGGTTCTGTTGTAGGAATGGGAACTCATAAAGAATTATTACAAACATGTAATGTTTATCGTGAAATTGTATCCTCACAACTTTCAGAGGAGGAGATAGCATGA
- a CDS encoding ABC transporter ATP-binding protein, protein MGTTTNTDSKNKIDTKSIKSIQKFIALPKLDTLTDANQRAEVSRQIIDLGSELSKTMDNAPTSPKDNVKFTDDQINSVITAIKETNGEYDFKYIGNIALVLIGMYIISAIFSLIMGLVMSGVAQKTVRDLRMEVDEKLSKLPLKYFDMHAHGDILSRVTNDVDTIATTLQQSLTQIITSVITIVGYIIMMLTISPVLTLIVIATLPLYVIATATIAKKSQKFFAAQQKEIGLLSGHVEEMYTGHKIVKAFGHEKDSIEEFEAINGRLKNAGWKAQFVSGIMFPLMNFISNLGYVGISMVGGIWITKSLLGLGDILAFIQYSRSFTMPIVQTANIANVIQSTIACAERVFQVLDEEEEIPDSADAIVLENAKGEVTFEHVDFRYVEDVPLIEDMNLDVKQGHTVAIVGPTGAGKTTLVNLLMRFYEINAGKIKIDGVDINDIKRSELRKMFGMVLQDTWLYNGSIKDNIAYGKEDATMEEIVRAAKAAHADHFIRTLPEGYDTILNEEGTNISQGQKQLLTIARAILADPAILILDEATSSVDTRTEVLIQKAMNNLMNGRTSFVIAHRLSTIRDAELILVMNKGTIIEMGNHKQLLEKNGFYADLYNSQFSGADLEVETV, encoded by the coding sequence ATGGGAACAACAACTAATACGGATTCAAAAAATAAGATAGATACTAAGAGTATAAAATCAATTCAGAAGTTTATAGCACTTCCTAAATTAGATACACTAACAGATGCAAATCAAAGGGCAGAAGTATCTAGACAAATTATAGATTTAGGTAGTGAGTTATCTAAAACAATGGACAATGCTCCTACAAGTCCTAAAGATAATGTGAAGTTTACTGATGACCAAATTAATTCAGTAATTACTGCAATAAAGGAAACAAATGGAGAGTATGACTTCAAGTACATCGGAAACATAGCTCTAGTTCTTATTGGAATGTATATAATCAGTGCAATTTTTAGTTTAATAATGGGTCTTGTAATGTCAGGAGTTGCTCAGAAGACAGTTAGAGACCTAAGAATGGAAGTTGATGAGAAGCTTTCGAAATTGCCTCTTAAATACTTTGATATGCATGCTCATGGAGATATACTAAGCCGTGTTACCAATGACGTTGATACAATCGCAACTACTTTACAGCAAAGTTTAACTCAGATAATTACATCTGTTATTACTATAGTTGGATATATCATAATGATGCTTACAATCAGTCCTGTTTTAACACTTATTGTAATAGCAACATTACCGTTATATGTTATAGCAACTGCAACAATTGCAAAGAAATCACAAAAATTCTTTGCAGCACAACAAAAAGAGATTGGTTTATTAAGTGGACATGTTGAAGAAATGTACACTGGACATAAGATAGTTAAAGCCTTTGGACATGAAAAAGATTCTATAGAAGAATTTGAAGCTATAAATGGAAGACTTAAAAATGCTGGATGGAAGGCTCAATTTGTTTCCGGTATAATGTTCCCACTTATGAACTTTATAAGTAACTTAGGTTATGTTGGAATCAGTATGGTTGGTGGTATTTGGATCACAAAGAGTTTATTAGGACTAGGTGATATACTTGCCTTCATTCAATACTCAAGATCATTTACTATGCCAATAGTTCAAACTGCAAATATAGCTAATGTTATTCAGTCAACTATAGCTTGTGCTGAACGTGTATTCCAAGTACTTGATGAGGAAGAAGAAATTCCAGATAGTGCTGATGCAATAGTATTAGAAAATGCTAAGGGAGAAGTTACTTTCGAGCATGTTGATTTTAGATATGTAGAAGATGTACCTCTAATAGAAGATATGAACCTTGATGTTAAGCAAGGACATACAGTTGCTATTGTTGGGCCTACTGGTGCTGGTAAGACAACACTTGTTAATCTTTTAATGCGTTTCTATGAGATAAATGCAGGTAAGATAAAAATTGACGGTGTCGATATAAATGATATCAAACGTAGTGAATTACGTAAGATGTTTGGTATGGTTCTTCAAGATACATGGCTATATAACGGATCTATAAAGGATAATATAGCATATGGAAAAGAAGACGCTACAATGGAAGAGATTGTTCGTGCAGCAAAAGCAGCTCATGCTGACCACTTCATAAGAACACTGCCAGAAGGTTATGATACAATTCTTAATGAAGAAGGAACAAATATTTCACAAGGTCAAAAGCAACTTCTTACTATTGCCCGTGCAATACTTGCTGATCCTGCAATCTTGATTCTTGATGAAGCAACAAGTAGTGTTGATACTAGAACAGAAGTATTAATACAAAAAGCTATGAACAATTTAATGAATGGAAGAACAAGCTTCGTAATTGCTCATAGACTTTCTACTATTCGTGATGCTGAGTTAATCTTAGTTATGAATAAAGGAACAATCATAGAAATGGGTAATCACAAGCAATTATTAGAAAAGAACGGCTTCTATGCTGATCTTTACAACAGTCAATTCTCAGGTGCAGACTTAGAAGTAGAGACTGTATAG